Proteins from one Amycolatopsis benzoatilytica AK 16/65 genomic window:
- a CDS encoding DUF1788 domain-containing protein — protein MIPKTLPQQEDHLFAVLSGKRFLQMEGLSNEVPFFIYPYPPEDALAVAAAKKRIKNRLSNAGIRVFEVNLYDLSVDLLKERGDWDEVLEVEPSLDKSEFTEMLQSMLNPQLCLAPAIRERLAQVEFEIFFLTGIGEVFPYIRSHNMLNNLQSVVKDKPMLMFFPGRYDQSATLGSSLVLFGRLKDDQYYRAKDIREQEA, from the coding sequence GTGATCCCGAAGACTCTGCCGCAGCAGGAAGACCACCTGTTCGCGGTCCTCAGCGGCAAGCGGTTCCTGCAGATGGAGGGCCTGAGCAACGAAGTCCCGTTCTTCATCTACCCATACCCGCCGGAGGACGCGCTCGCTGTCGCGGCAGCTAAGAAGCGGATCAAGAACCGTCTGTCCAACGCCGGGATCCGGGTCTTCGAGGTCAACCTCTATGACCTGTCGGTTGATCTGCTCAAGGAGCGGGGCGACTGGGACGAAGTGCTCGAAGTTGAGCCATCCCTGGACAAGTCAGAGTTCACGGAGATGCTGCAATCGATGCTCAACCCTCAACTGTGCCTGGCCCCGGCTATCCGGGAGCGCCTCGCGCAGGTCGAGTTCGAGATCTTCTTCCTCACCGGGATCGGTGAGGTCTTCCCGTACATCCGCTCGCACAACATGCTGAACAATCTGCAGTCAGTGGTCAAGGACAAGCCGATGCTCATGTTCTTCCCCGGCCGCTACGACCAGTCGGCCACCTTGGGCTCATCGCTCGTGCTGTTCGGTCGGCTCAAGGACGACCAGTATTACCGAGCCAAGGATATCCGGGAACAGGAGGCGTGA